The Campylobacter sp. RM10537 genome has a segment encoding these proteins:
- a CDS encoding tetratricopeptide repeat protein, whose protein sequence is MYRNYLFILIIILFSACASPKTVVVYPDYNKFKSNEFDLRVMKAYNYEYFHQNKEARDEFLKLFKDYNNTHFLENAFLITLVNDLDQKKEINEIAKPYLNQNDNLKRLSALYELNSHELKNAKKLVKELLKKAEHDPRNLELYGDILVKQNDLKNAAKYYHMAYDYALNEEVLLKLVSVYAILNNTASIKDLLENSRKVNGCTLKTCILLAKIYNDEKDFKALVEVYLQLYEITKSKNFILSAVELLNSENKIKQALNIALEYNLDDDIKLYLYQKLKYYNQAKDLSMQIYQRTRNKEYLLRAAVFEFEDANLKKKITPKTIQAVREKFEKAIDENSNDLYLNYYGYLLIDYNLDVKKGIKFVELALKKDPQNLYYLDSLAWGYYKLGDCSKAWEILQKTFKNKDFSNSKESKAHIKAIKKCLKL, encoded by the coding sequence ATGTATAGGAATTACTTATTTATCTTAATTATTATTTTATTTAGCGCCTGTGCTAGCCCTAAAACCGTTGTTGTTTATCCTGATTATAACAAATTTAAAAGTAATGAATTTGACTTGAGAGTGATGAAAGCTTATAATTATGAATATTTCCATCAAAATAAAGAAGCTAGAGATGAGTTTTTAAAGCTTTTTAAAGATTATAATAATACGCATTTTTTAGAAAATGCTTTTTTAATCACTTTGGTAAATGATCTTGATCAAAAAAAAGAGATCAATGAAATAGCTAAGCCTTATTTAAATCAAAATGATAATCTTAAGCGTCTTAGCGCTCTTTACGAACTTAACTCGCACGAGCTTAAAAATGCTAAAAAGTTAGTTAAAGAGCTTTTAAAAAAAGCAGAACATGATCCAAGAAATTTAGAATTATATGGTGATATTTTGGTTAAACAAAATGATCTTAAAAATGCTGCAAAATATTATCATATGGCTTATGATTATGCCTTAAATGAAGAAGTTTTATTGAAGCTTGTAAGCGTTTATGCAATTTTAAATAATACAGCTAGTATTAAAGATTTGTTAGAAAATTCTAGAAAAGTGAATGGATGTACTTTAAAAACTTGTATTTTACTTGCAAAAATTTACAATGATGAAAAAGATTTTAAAGCTTTAGTTGAGGTTTATCTTCAACTTTATGAAATTACTAAAAGTAAAAATTTTATTTTATCTGCAGTTGAATTACTTAATTCTGAAAATAAAATTAAACAAGCTTTAAATATAGCTTTAGAATATAATTTAGATGATGATATTAAATTATATTTATATCAAAAATTAAAATATTATAATCAAGCTAAAGATTTAAGTATGCAAATTTATCAACGTACTCGTAATAAAGAATATCTTTTACGTGCTGCAGTTTTTGAATTTGAAGATGCAAATTTAAAGAAAAAAATTACTCCTAAAACTATACAAGCTGTAAGAGAAAAATTTGAAAAAGCAATTGATGAAAATTCAAATGATTTATATTTAAATTATTATGGATATTTATTGATTGATTATAATTTAGATGTGAAAAAAGGGATTAAATTTGTTGAACTTGCTTTAAAAAAAGATCCTCAGAATTTGTATTATTTGGATTCTTTAGCTTGGGGATATTATAAGCTTGGAGATTGTTCTAAAGCATGGGAAATTTTGCAAAAAACTTTTAAAAATAAAGATTTTTCAAATTCTAAAGAAAGTAAAGCTCATATAAAGGCAATAAAAAAATGTTTAAAGCTGTAA
- a CDS encoding YkgJ family cysteine cluster protein yields the protein MIFKKDFSYCFDENACQKCGGKCCIGDSGNIFASKEELKKLREYLGLNEEEFALKYLRKVGFKMSFKEIEFEGGFACIFFDPINRNCSIYDYRPMQCRTFPFWEYFKTHKEELKKECIGITYLS from the coding sequence ATGATTTTTAAAAAAGATTTTTCTTATTGTTTTGATGAAAATGCATGTCAAAAATGTGGCGGAAAGTGTTGTATAGGAGATAGTGGTAATATTTTTGCAAGCAAAGAAGAGCTTAAAAAATTAAGAGAATATTTAGGTTTAAATGAAGAAGAATTTGCTTTAAAGTATCTTAGAAAAGTTGGTTTTAAAATGAGTTTTAAAGAGATTGAATTTGAAGGTGGCTTTGCGTGTATTTTTTTTGATCCAATAAATAGGAATTGTTCAATTTATGACTATCGTCCGATGCAATGTCGCACTTTTCCTTTTTGGGAATATTTTAAAACACATAAAGAGGAATTAAAAAAAGAATGTATAGGAATTACTTATTTATCTTAA
- a CDS encoding tRNA1(Val) (adenine(37)-N6)-methyltransferase — MKQESILLAQLKEGYRYNSDSLILADFILECGIKNELLDVGSGCGILGILLKKFNEKIKLSMIDIQEKNIQLIKQNLKSNHIEAEVFCDDFLKFSTQKKFDFIISNPPFYRQEAYKSQNLHKTISKFQSYLPLDEFIFKANSMLKPRGILYFCYEVLALDKICLALEKKKLKMTKICFVHTDKNDKARLVLIEARKSVKSFCEVLPPFFVYENGNLSQKMQVIHSRFILESYDF, encoded by the coding sequence ATGAAGCAAGAAAGTATTTTATTGGCACAATTAAAAGAAGGCTATCGCTATAATAGCGATTCTTTGATTTTAGCTGATTTTATTTTAGAATGTGGGATAAAAAATGAATTATTAGATGTTGGTTCTGGATGTGGGATTTTAGGTATTTTACTTAAAAAATTTAATGAAAAAATCAAACTATCAATGATTGATATCCAAGAAAAAAATATACAACTTATCAAACAAAACTTAAAATCCAATCATATAGAAGCTGAGGTCTTTTGCGATGATTTTTTAAAATTTAGTACTCAAAAAAAATTTGATTTTATAATATCTAACCCTCCTTTTTATAGACAAGAAGCTTACAAGAGTCAAAATTTACATAAAACTATCAGTAAATTTCAATCCTATTTGCCTTTAGATGAATTTATTTTTAAGGCAAATTCTATGCTTAAGCCAAGGGGTATTCTGTATTTTTGTTATGAAGTTTTAGCGCTTGATAAAATTTGCTTAGCTTTAGAAAAGAAAAAGCTAAAAATGACTAAAATTTGTTTTGTGCATACTGACAAAAATGACAAAGCAAGACTTGTTTTAATCGAGGCTAGAAAAAGCGTAAAATCTTTTTGTGAAGTATTGCCTCCGTTTTTTGTATACGAAAATGGAAATTTAAGTCAAAAAATGCAAGTAATTCACTCTAGATTTATATTGGAAAGTTATGATTTTTAA
- a CDS encoding TrkH family potassium uptake protein has product MKQFGLDRRTFKILLVGYIIIALIGAVFLHSNWAHTTPITFLDAFFTSTSAISMTGLVVKNTAVDFTFLGQIILLILIQIGGLGYMSIGFFVYLLIRKKVGFSGRNLLKESLFYPSMDGLFKFFKKVLLFIFIIELAGALLLTMRFALDMDFKKALWFGIFHSISAFNNAGFSIFKHGISTYKNDIAINLIITTLIIIGGLGYFVLVELYFFQKKRLSNLSLHTKVVVLSTIILILSSTVIILALEYSNPKTMGNFSLFDKILSSYFTAINYRTAGFNTLNINHLNDASLFFGSLFMVIGGAPGGTAGGMKITTVITLLLYAYWSIRDGRVRIFGHEISQETISRAFVIAIGSAVYIIVAVILLSLLESHFNFLPLLFETSSAFATVGISVGNGETLSLCASFTNPSKIIIIIMMLSGRIGVFAFLLSVFKQDKAIHIRFPEGKINL; this is encoded by the coding sequence TTGAAACAATTTGGACTAGATAGACGGACTTTTAAAATTTTATTAGTTGGTTACATCATTATTGCTTTAATCGGAGCTGTCTTTTTGCATTCAAATTGGGCTCATACGACTCCTATTACCTTTCTTGACGCCTTTTTTACAAGTACATCAGCGATCAGTATGACTGGATTGGTTGTAAAAAATACTGCTGTAGATTTTACATTTCTTGGACAAATTATTTTACTAATACTAATTCAAATTGGCGGTTTAGGATATATGAGTATAGGCTTTTTTGTATATTTACTCATACGAAAAAAAGTGGGGTTTAGTGGTAGAAATTTACTAAAAGAATCTCTATTTTATCCGAGCATGGATGGACTTTTTAAATTTTTTAAAAAAGTTTTACTTTTTATTTTTATTATAGAATTAGCAGGTGCTTTACTTTTAACCATGCGATTTGCTCTTGATATGGATTTTAAAAAAGCTCTTTGGTTTGGAATTTTCCATTCCATTAGTGCTTTTAATAATGCTGGTTTTAGTATTTTTAAACATGGAATTTCTACTTATAAAAATGATATTGCGATTAATTTAATCATTACCACTCTTATTATCATTGGTGGTCTTGGATATTTTGTTTTAGTGGAACTTTATTTTTTTCAAAAAAAACGTTTGTCTAATCTTAGCTTGCATACAAAAGTTGTTGTTTTATCAACTATTATTCTAATTCTTTCTTCAACTGTGATTATTCTTGCTTTGGAATACTCCAACCCTAAAACAATGGGAAATTTTTCTTTATTTGATAAAATTTTAAGTTCATACTTTACTGCAATCAATTACCGCACAGCAGGTTTTAACACCTTAAACATTAATCATTTAAATGATGCTAGTTTGTTTTTTGGATCTTTATTTATGGTTATAGGAGGAGCACCTGGAGGAACAGCTGGAGGAATGAAAATTACTACAGTTATCACGCTTTTACTCTATGCGTATTGGAGTATTAGAGATGGCAGAGTAAGAATATTTGGACACGAAATTTCTCAAGAGACTATATCAAGAGCTTTTGTTATAGCAATAGGATCAGCAGTTTATATTATAGTTGCTGTTATTTTGCTTTCTTTATTAGAATCTCATTTTAATTTTCTTCCTTTATTATTTGAAACCTCTTCGGCATTTGCAACCGTTGGAATTTCAGTTGGCAATGGGGAAACACTTTCTCTTTGTGCTTCATTTACCAATCCAAGCAAAATTATTATTATTATTATGATGCTTAGCGGAAGGATTGGAGTTTTTGCATTTTTACTCTCCGTCTTTAAGCAAGATAAGGCAATACATATTAGATTTCCTGAAGGAAAAATCAATCTATAA
- a CDS encoding potassium channel family protein produces MKNNSYGIIGLGKFGSVVAEELISAGNTVIVADKDEEALKNISNPASYAYILDSTNVTALKEAGFHDVEVVIVSIGDNVEKSILTLMALKDIGVNNIIAKATSNIHGQILSKLGATKVIYPEKESAKRLVKEFLVRESEFEVFDLSANTIRAIKINVDEKLAGNSLKHIAQNMRVIAYKKLNNDWEILPDFETTVAYSGDVIILLGTVKELRNFEY; encoded by the coding sequence ATGAAAAATAATAGTTATGGAATTATTGGTCTTGGGAAATTTGGATCAGTTGTTGCAGAAGAATTAATCTCTGCAGGAAATACAGTAATTGTTGCTGATAAAGATGAGGAAGCTTTAAAAAATATATCTAATCCAGCAAGTTATGCTTATATACTTGATTCTACAAATGTAACAGCTTTAAAAGAAGCTGGGTTTCATGATGTTGAGGTGGTGATTGTAAGCATTGGAGACAATGTAGAAAAATCAATTCTCACCTTAATGGCTCTTAAAGATATAGGAGTTAATAATATCATTGCAAAGGCTACCTCAAATATTCATGGACAAATTCTATCTAAATTAGGTGCTACAAAAGTCATTTATCCTGAAAAAGAAAGTGCGAAAAGATTAGTTAAAGAATTTCTTGTTAGAGAAAGTGAATTTGAAGTATTTGATTTATCAGCAAATACTATTCGAGCGATTAAAATCAATGTAGATGAAAAATTAGCTGGAAATTCGCTCAAACATATCGCACAAAATATGAGGGTAATTGCCTATAAAAAACTAAATAATGACTGGGAAATATTGCCTGATTTTGAAACAACGGTAGCTTATAGCGGAGATGTGATTATATTATTAGGAACGGTTAAAGAATTAAGAAATTTTGAATATTAA
- a CDS encoding MqnA/MqnD/SBP family protein: MIFGKFDYINLLPLSTYLKKYPLPNGFKATLFYKKGEPSYFNKELFYRRVDGAMTSSIESVRKKYKNLDVGICANKKVLSVLVEKNSSKAKDPSSATSNALSQVLGLKGKVIIGDKALKLYIKDPNAYVDLCNLWYKKTNLPFVFARFSCIQKKIYFSKILKKFARERIKIPQYILQKYAQKKEISAKDIKYYLSEIIYYNITHKEKKALKRFNDAVKFKKEI; this comes from the coding sequence ATGATTTTTGGTAAATTTGATTATATTAATTTGTTACCTTTAAGTACTTATCTTAAAAAATATCCTTTGCCTAATGGCTTTAAAGCAACACTTTTTTATAAAAAAGGCGAACCAAGTTATTTTAATAAAGAATTATTTTATCGTAGAGTTGATGGCGCTATGACTTCGAGTATTGAAAGTGTTAGAAAAAAATATAAAAATTTGGATGTTGGAATTTGTGCTAATAAAAAAGTTTTAAGTGTCTTGGTTGAAAAAAATTCATCCAAAGCCAAAGATCCTAGCTCAGCTACATCAAATGCTTTATCTCAAGTTTTAGGTTTAAAAGGTAAGGTTATTATAGGTGATAAAGCTTTAAAACTTTATATAAAAGATCCTAATGCTTATGTAGATTTGTGTAATTTATGGTATAAAAAAACTAATTTGCCTTTTGTTTTTGCGCGTTTCTCATGTATACAAAAAAAGATTTATTTTTCTAAAATTTTAAAAAAATTTGCTAGAGAAAGAATTAAAATCCCACAATACATACTTCAAAAATACGCTCAAAAAAAAGAAATATCAGCTAAAGATATTAAATATTATTTAAGCGAGATTATTTATTATAATATAACTCATAAGGAAAAAAAAGCCTTAAAACGTTTTAATGATGCGGTTAAATTTAAAAAAGAAATTTAA
- the upp gene encoding uracil phosphoribosyltransferase, translating into MNKVFCANHPLIQHKLGLLRDQFTKPFQFRMLIDEISTFLLFEATKDLNLKEVQIQTPVSKAKVKKLNEKIMICPILRAALGMLDSVFRLIPDASVGFLGFSRNEETLKADFYFEKIPQDAAKRVAIVIDPMFATGGTAIEACNFLKSKGMKKIKFISILATPQGIENFRKVHQDIEIYTAAIDEELNEKGYIVPGLGDAGDRVFNTLD; encoded by the coding sequence ATGAATAAAGTTTTTTGTGCAAATCATCCTTTAATACAACATAAACTAGGTCTTTTACGTGATCAATTTACAAAACCTTTTCAATTTAGAATGTTAATTGATGAAATTTCAACTTTTTTACTTTTTGAAGCAACTAAAGATTTGAATTTGAAAGAAGTTCAAATTCAAACTCCTGTTTCAAAAGCCAAAGTAAAAAAGCTGAATGAAAAAATTATGATCTGTCCTATTTTAAGAGCCGCATTAGGTATGCTTGATAGTGTTTTTAGATTAATTCCTGATGCCAGTGTGGGTTTTTTAGGCTTTTCAAGAAACGAAGAAACTCTTAAAGCAGATTTTTATTTTGAAAAAATTCCACAAGATGCAGCTAAACGCGTAGCTATTGTTATAGATCCTATGTTTGCTACTGGAGGAACGGCGATAGAGGCTTGTAATTTTTTGAAATCAAAAGGTATGAAAAAAATTAAATTTATTTCAATACTTGCTACACCACAAGGGATTGAAAATTTTAGAAAAGTACATCAAGATATTGAAATTTATACAGCTGCTATTGATGAAGAGTTAAATGAAAAAGGTTATATAGTTCCAGGACTTGGAGATGCAGGAGATAGAGTTTTTAATACTCTAGATTGA
- a CDS encoding malic enzyme-like NAD(P)-binding protein, with product MNLREEALRYHLGGKVSITPLKPMDTSHDLSLAYSPGVAEPCLEIAKDKELAYLYTNKANLVAIVSDGSAVLGLGNIGAQASKPVMEGKACLFKKFANVNAYDIEINAHSVDEIVTFCKALAPTVGGINLEDIAAPKCFEIEAALQDLGIPVMHDDQHGTAIISTAGLMNAMEISGKKFKDIKVVVSGAGAAGIASAKMYRNLGVEHIVLVDSKGVVSKDRIDLTPQKLEFALDSKEKTLKDALKGADVFLGLSAPKILDDEMILSMAKDPVIFALANPIPEVMPEDVSRLRKDAIVGTGRSDYPNQINNVLGFPFIFRGALDVRATKITENMKIAAARALADLAKLPVSDAVKKAYEIDFLEFGRDYVIPKPFDERVRAAVSTAVAAAAVKDGVALIKEFDEKAYFESLK from the coding sequence ATGAATTTAAGAGAAGAAGCCTTAAGATATCATTTGGGTGGTAAAGTTAGTATCACCCCTTTAAAACCAATGGATACAAGTCATGATTTATCTCTAGCTTATAGCCCAGGCGTAGCTGAGCCTTGTTTGGAAATTGCTAAAGATAAAGAATTAGCATATCTTTATACAAATAAAGCAAATTTAGTAGCTATTGTGAGTGATGGTTCTGCTGTTTTAGGACTTGGAAATATTGGAGCGCAAGCTTCTAAGCCAGTTATGGAAGGTAAGGCTTGCTTGTTTAAAAAATTTGCTAATGTTAATGCTTATGATATAGAGATTAATGCTCATAGTGTTGATGAAATTGTTACATTTTGTAAAGCTTTGGCTCCAACAGTTGGTGGAATTAACTTAGAAGATATTGCAGCGCCAAAATGTTTTGAAATTGAAGCAGCTTTGCAAGATCTTGGAATTCCTGTTATGCATGATGATCAGCATGGAACAGCGATTATATCCACTGCAGGGCTTATGAATGCGATGGAAATTAGTGGAAAAAAATTTAAAGATATTAAAGTAGTTGTTAGTGGAGCAGGAGCTGCTGGAATTGCTAGTGCTAAAATGTATAGAAATTTAGGAGTTGAGCATATTGTTTTAGTGGATAGTAAGGGAGTAGTTAGTAAAGATAGAATTGATTTAACTCCACAAAAACTTGAGTTTGCTCTAGATTCTAAAGAAAAAACATTAAAAGATGCTTTAAAGGGGGCGGATGTATTTTTAGGACTTAGTGCTCCAAAAATTCTTGATGATGAGATGATTTTATCTATGGCTAAAGATCCTGTTATTTTTGCCTTAGCAAATCCTATTCCAGAAGTTATGCCAGAAGATGTTTCAAGGCTTAGAAAAGATGCAATTGTAGGTACTGGAAGAAGTGACTATCCTAATCAAATCAATAATGTTTTAGGTTTTCCTTTTATCTTTAGAGGCGCTTTAGATGTAAGAGCAACTAAAATCACTGAAAATATGAAAATAGCTGCAGCAAGGGCTTTGGCTGATTTGGCAAAATTGCCCGTAAGTGATGCAGTTAAAAAAGCTTATGAAATTGACTTTTTAGAATTTGGCAGAGATTATGTTATTCCAAAACCTTTTGATGAAAGAGTAAGAGCAGCAGTAAGTACCGCAGTAGCAGCAGCAGCTGTTAAAGATGGGGTAGCTTTGATTAAAGAATTTGATGAGAAAGCTTATTTTGAAAGCTTAAAATGA
- the gltX gene encoding glutamate--tRNA ligase: MEEKLVTRFAPSPTGYLHIGGLRTALYSYLYARKNKGKFLLRIEDTDLKRNSKEATKAIIEAFNWCGLDYDGEVTYQSERFEIYKKYIQKLLDEGKAYYCYMSKEELEELRAKQEAAKERPKYDGRYREFKGIPPQDIKPVVRIKAPQSGEIFFMDGVKGEVKFKVEDILDDFIIARSDGTPTYNFTVVIDDALMGVSDVIRGDDHLSNTPKQIILYEALGFKIPKFYHVAMIHGEDGKKLSKRHGATDVMEYKAMGILPQALLNFLVRLGWSHGDDEIFSLEDLKKLFDPNHINKSASCYNFKKLEWLNAHYIKTLPFEEINHQLKELGFDLLVYEKAEFLLDLLRERAKTLLEIINGAKSIIESPKSYDEQAVNKFVNEKNLSLLKKYANELGNQSFASDFESFTNEFLQKNDVKLKELAQPIRIALTGTAVSPSIFEVLEFLGVEECKKRMEIFLKRMIK, from the coding sequence ATGGAAGAAAAACTTGTAACTCGTTTTGCACCAAGTCCTACAGGATATCTTCATATAGGAGGATTAAGAACGGCACTTTATAGTTATTTATATGCTAGAAAAAATAAAGGTAAATTTTTACTCCGTATTGAAGATACTGATCTTAAAAGAAATTCTAAAGAAGCAACTAAAGCTATTATAGAAGCTTTTAATTGGTGTGGACTTGACTATGATGGAGAAGTAACTTACCAATCTGAACGTTTTGAAATTTATAAGAAATATATTCAAAAGCTCTTAGATGAAGGCAAGGCTTATTATTGTTATATGAGTAAAGAAGAATTAGAAGAATTGCGTGCCAAACAAGAAGCCGCCAAAGAGCGTCCAAAATATGATGGGAGATATAGAGAATTTAAAGGCATACCACCTCAAGATATAAAGCCTGTTGTCCGTATTAAGGCACCTCAAAGTGGAGAAATTTTTTTTATGGATGGTGTAAAAGGTGAGGTTAAATTTAAAGTTGAAGATATTTTAGATGATTTTATTATTGCAAGAAGCGATGGAACACCTACTTATAATTTTACAGTTGTAATTGATGATGCTTTAATGGGTGTTAGCGATGTTATCCGCGGAGATGATCATCTTTCTAATACCCCAAAACAAATCATTCTTTATGAAGCTTTAGGTTTTAAAATTCCAAAATTTTATCACGTAGCTATGATTCATGGAGAAGATGGAAAAAAACTTTCAAAACGTCACGGAGCCACTGATGTTATGGAATATAAAGCTATGGGAATTTTGCCTCAAGCCTTACTTAATTTTCTTGTACGTTTAGGTTGGAGTCATGGAGATGATGAAATTTTTTCACTTGAAGATTTAAAAAAACTTTTTGATCCAAATCATATTAATAAAAGTGCATCTTGTTATAATTTTAAAAAGTTAGAATGGCTTAATGCACATTATATTAAAACTTTACCTTTTGAAGAGATAAATCATCAACTTAAAGAACTTGGATTTGATTTATTAGTTTATGAAAAAGCAGAATTTTTGCTTGATTTATTAAGAGAGCGTGCTAAAACTTTACTTGAAATCATTAATGGAGCTAAAAGTATTATAGAATCGCCTAAAAGTTACGATGAACAAGCTGTTAATAAATTTGTGAATGAAAAAAATCTTTCTTTATTAAAAAAATATGCAAATGAATTAGGCAATCAAAGCTTTGCAAGTGATTTTGAAAGTTTTACTAATGAATTCTTACAAAAAAATGATGTAAAATTAAAAGAACTTGCTCAGCCTATACGTATTGCTTTAACTGGTACGGCTGTAAGCCCTAGTATTTTTGAGGTTTTAGAGTTTTTAGGAGTTGAGGAGTGCAAAAAAAGAATGGAAATTTTTTTAAAAAGGATGATAAAATGA
- a CDS encoding peptidylprolyl isomerase translates to MKKILLSFCFFANLTSANTIDAIAIVVDKEPITTYDINEKMEKLHLSKNEALQVLINEKMEKSQMKKFGIFTSELELDNAIDKMLSQNNITLDMLKADLKTKGQTYEQFRENFKKDLEKRKLYDQIANTAKIDYSDIGAKKFFEQHQDKFSIFTEIAVKIYTSQNINFLESLKINKKTMLKAENAILTPENADPRLLSLLSQVSIGDFSPILNSKNGYQIYKVENKGGIQTPDFEQIKNDVLNAYVGEQRQNYIQDYFDKLRSKINIEYLR, encoded by the coding sequence ATGAAAAAAATTTTATTAAGTTTTTGTTTTTTTGCAAATTTAACAAGTGCGAATACGATCGATGCTATTGCTATAGTTGTCGATAAAGAACCTATTACAACTTACGATATTAATGAAAAAATGGAAAAGCTACACCTTTCTAAAAATGAAGCTTTACAAGTTTTAATCAATGAAAAAATGGAAAAATCTCAAATGAAAAAATTTGGGATTTTTACAAGCGAATTAGAGCTTGATAATGCTATTGATAAAATGCTCTCTCAAAATAATATTACACTTGATATGCTTAAAGCTGATCTAAAAACTAAAGGGCAAACTTATGAACAATTTAGAGAAAATTTTAAAAAAGATTTAGAAAAAAGAAAATTATATGATCAAATAGCTAATACAGCTAAAATAGATTATAGCGATATAGGTGCTAAAAAATTTTTTGAACAGCATCAAGATAAATTTAGTATTTTTACAGAAATTGCTGTAAAAATTTATACTTCTCAAAATATAAATTTTTTAGAATCTTTAAAAATCAATAAAAAAACTATGCTTAAAGCTGAAAATGCTATTCTTACTCCAGAAAATGCAGATCCTAGACTTTTAAGCCTTTTATCTCAAGTTTCTATAGGTGACTTTTCTCCAATTTTAAATTCTAAAAATGGGTATCAAATTTATAAAGTAGAAAATAAAGGTGGTATACAAACTCCAGATTTTGAACAAATTAAAAATGATGTTTTAAACGCTTATGTTGGCGAACAAAGACAAAATTATATCCAAGATTATTTTGATAAATTGCGTTCAAAAATAAATATAGAATATTTAAGATAA
- a CDS encoding acetyl-CoA carboxylase biotin carboxylase subunit, whose translation MEIKSVLIANRGEIALRALRTIKEMGKKAICVYSEADKDALYLKYADASICIGKARSSESYLNIPAIITAAEIAEADAIFPGYGFLSENQNFVEICTKHNIKFIGPSVEAMNLMSDKSKAKQVMQRAGVPVIPGSDGALAGAEAAKKLAKEIGYPVILKAAAGGGGRGMRVVENEKDLEKAYWSAESEAVTAFGDGTMYMEKYIQNPRHIEVQVIGDSFGNVIHIGERDCSMQRRHQKLIEESPAILLDEKTRTKLHETAVKAAKAIGYEGAGTFEFLVDKNLDFYFIEMNTRLQVEHCVSEMVSGIDIIEQMIKVAEGQALPSQEDILLKGHSIECRITAEDSQTFLPCPGKITKYIAPAGRNVRMESHCYQDYSVPPYYDSMIGKLVVWAEDRNKAISKMKVALNELIVGGIKTTKDFHLAMMDNEDFIKNNYDTNYLSRH comes from the coding sequence ATGGAAATTAAAAGCGTTTTAATAGCCAATAGAGGAGAGATAGCTTTAAGAGCTTTAAGAACCATTAAAGAAATGGGCAAAAAAGCGATTTGTGTGTATTCTGAAGCAGATAAGGATGCTTTGTATTTAAAATATGCTGATGCGAGTATTTGCATAGGAAAAGCAAGAAGTTCTGAAAGCTATTTAAATATTCCAGCTATTATTACTGCGGCTGAGATTGCTGAAGCAGATGCTATTTTTCCAGGTTATGGTTTTTTAAGTGAAAATCAAAACTTTGTTGAAATTTGTACCAAACACAATATTAAATTTATAGGTCCTTCTGTAGAAGCTATGAATTTAATGAGTGATAAAAGTAAAGCAAAACAAGTAATGCAAAGAGCTGGTGTACCGGTAATTCCAGGAAGTGATGGGGCTTTAGCAGGTGCTGAAGCAGCTAAAAAACTTGCTAAAGAAATTGGTTATCCTGTAATTTTAAAAGCAGCAGCTGGCGGTGGTGGTCGTGGAATGAGAGTTGTTGAAAATGAAAAAGATCTTGAAAAAGCTTATTGGTCTGCTGAAAGCGAAGCAGTGACAGCTTTTGGAGATGGTACTATGTATATGGAAAAATATATACAAAATCCACGTCATATAGAAGTGCAAGTGATTGGGGATAGTTTTGGAAATGTGATTCATATAGGTGAAAGAGATTGCTCTATGCAAAGACGTCATCAAAAATTAATCGAAGAATCTCCAGCGATTTTACTAGATGAAAAAACACGTACAAAACTTCATGAAACCGCAGTTAAAGCGGCTAAGGCTATCGGTTATGAAGGTGCTGGAACTTTTGAGTTTTTAGTAGATAAAAATTTAGATTTTTATTTTATAGAAATGAATACACGCTTGCAAGTTGAACATTGTGTGAGTGAAATGGTTAGTGGTATTGATATTATTGAGCAAATGATTAAAGTTGCAGAAGGCCAAGCTTTACCTTCTCAAGAAGATATTTTGTTAAAAGGCCATTCCATAGAATGTAGAATCACAGCTGAAGATTCTCAAACCTTTTTACCTTGTCCAGGTAAGATTACAAAATATATTGCTCCAGCCGGTCGTAATGTTAGAATGGAAAGTCATTGTTATCAGGATTATTCTGTACCACCTTATTATGATTCTATGATAGGAAAACTTGTGGTTTGGGCAGAAGATCGTAATAAAGCTATTTCTAAGATGAAAGTAGCTTTAAATGAACTTATTGTCGGAGGTATTAAGACAACTAAAGATTTTCATCTTGCTATGATGGATAATGAAGATTTTATTAAAAACAATTACGATACAAATTATCTTTCTAGACATTAA